From the Oryzias latipes chromosome 22, ASM223467v1 genome, one window contains:
- the pabpc4 gene encoding polyadenylate-binding protein 4: MNTATGSYPMASLYVGDLHPDITEAMLYEKFSPAGPVLSIRVCRDMITRRSLGYAYVNFSQPADAERALDTMNFDVVKGKPIRIMWSQRDPSLRKSGVGNVFIKNLDKSIDNKALYDTFSAFGNILSCKVVCDENGSKGYAFVHFETQDAADRAIEKMNGMLLNDRKVFVGRFKSRKEREAELGAKAKEFTNVYIKNFGDEMEDEQLKEMFEKYGKTLSVKVMTDSSGKSRGFGFVSFEKHEDANKAVEEINGTELNGKTVFVGRAQKKMERQAELKRKFELLKQERISRYQGVNLYIKNLDDTIDDEKLRKEFSPFGSITSAKVMLEDGRSKGFGFVCFSSPEEATKAVTEMNGRIVGSKPLYVALAQRKEERKAHLTNQYMQRIAGMRAMPPNAIINQFQPTSGYFMPAVPQAQNRTTYYAPNQLAQMRPNPRWQQQGGRGQGGFQGMPSSLRQPGPRGNMRHMSPSGGSQGPRASGQSMAPRPSMGVPGPRTMSPYKYATSVRNPNPQVVQPIALQQAQPAVHIQGQEPLTASMLAAAPPQEQKQMLGERLFPLIQAMHANLAGKITGMLLEIDNSELLHMLESHESLQSKVEEAVAVLQAHQAKKDATQKVAGMVTATAAASANS, translated from the exons ATGAACACAGCGACCGGGAGTTATCCGATGGCTTCTCTCTACGTTGGTGACCTGCACCCTGACATCACGGAGGCTATGCTGTATGAGAAATTCAGCCCCGCCGGACCGGTGCTCTCCATTCGGGTATGCAGAGACATGATCACCCGGCGGTCCCTCGGATACGCCTATGTCAACTTCTCCCAGCCCGCTGACG CTGAGAGAGCCTTGGACACCATGAACTTTGACGTGGTGAAAGGGAAACCAATCAGAATTATGTGGTCTCAAAGAGACCCCTCCCTCAGGAAGTCTGGTGTGGGCAATGTATTTATCAAGAACCTTGATAAGTCCATCGACAACAAAGCCCTGTACGACACTTTCTCTGCTTTTGGCAATATCCTATCCTGTAAG GTGGTGTGCGATGAAAATGGCTCCAAGGGCTACGCCTTTGTTCATTTCGAGACCCAAGATGCAGCCGATCGCGCCATTGAGAAAATGAACGGCATGCTTCTAAATGACCGCAAGGT GTTTGTGGGCCGTTTCAAATCTCGGAAGGAACGGGAGGCTGAACTCGGTGCCAAAGCCAAGGAGTTTACCAATGTCTACATCAAGAACTTTGGAGACGAGATGGAAGATGAACAGCTGAAGGAGATGTTTGAAAAATATG gTAAAACTCTCAGTGTGAAGGTGATGACAGACTCCAGTGGCAAATCCAGAGGGTTTGGATTTGTCAGCTTTGAGAAACACGAGGATGCTAACAAG GCTGTAGAAGAGATAAACGGCACAGAGCTCAACGGCAAGACCGTGTTCGTGGGCAGAGCTCAGAAGAAAATGGAACGACAGGCGGAGCTGAAAAGGAAGTTTGAGCTGTTGAAACAAGAAAGAATCAGTCGTTATCAG GGAGTTAATCTTTACATCAAAAACCTTGATGACACAATCGATGATGAGAAACTGCGTAAGGAATTCTCTCCATTTGGGTCCATTACAAGCGCGAAG GTGATGCTAGAAGACGGTCGTTCGAAGGGTTTCGGTTTTGTCTGCTTCTCCTCCCCTGAAGAAGCCACCAAAGCTGTAACTGAGATGAATGGACGTATTGTTGGCTCCAAACCGCTCTATGTGGCTCTGGCTCAGCGTAAAGAAGAGCGCAAGGCCCACCTCACGAACCAGTACATGCAGCGTATAGCTGGCATGAGGGCCATGCCTCCAAATGCCATCATTAATCAATTCCAGCCAACATCTGGCTACTTCATGCCAGCTGTGCCACAG GCCCAGAACAGAACGACATACTATGCACCCAATCAGCTGGCCCAGATGCGACCCAACCCCCGATGGCAGCAACAAGGTGGAAGAGGTCAAG GTGGTTTCCAGGGCATGCCCAGCTCGCTGCGTCAGCCAGGACCTCGCGGCAACATGAGGCACATGTCTCCCAGCGGCGGCTCTCAGGGCCCAAGAG CATCCGGGCAGTCCATGGCCCCTCGTCCATCAATGGGAGTACCTGGTCCCCGAACTATGTCTCCTTACAAATACGCCACCAGTGTCCGCAACCCAAATCCCCAGGTGGTGCAGCCTATTGCCCTACAGCAG GCTCAGCCTGCTGTCCACATTCAGGGCCAAGAGCCACTTACAGCCTCTATGCTCGCTGCTGCACCCCCTCAAGAGCAGAAGCAGATGCTTG GGGAGCGTCTCTTCCCACTGATCCAGGCAATGCACGCCAACCTGGCAGGAAAGATAACCGGCATGCTGCTGGAGATCGACAACTCTGAGCTGCTGCACATGCTGGAGTCCCACGAATCCCTGCAAtcaaag GTGGAGGAAGCTGTTGCTGTGCTGCAAGCTCACCAAGCCAAAAAAGATGCAACCCAGAAAGTGGCAGGCATGGTtactgccactgctgctgcttctgctaaTTCCTGA